CGGTCAAAAGCCAATGTTGACTTTCTCTCCAACAAGTACTACTAAATTAGAACAACAGTACAGCAGCAACAATGCCTCGTCGACTTCATCATCGTCTCACTTAGACGATGTGCTCGAGTCATTACCGGAATTCGACGAGCGACTCCTCTCTTTGCCACGTGGCAACCCTATCAGAACGTCACAGCAGAACGAATCAGACAAATCCAATCTCCTTCAGAATCTTGTCCGCTCGGGGAGTATCGACTGGGCTAGTCTTGCAGGGCTCAACTCGTTTCCCGAACTCAACTCGAGTGGAGTGACTCAGTCTTACACTCAAGGGATGGTTACGTGCGGAGGAGGGGcgcaagatagtaataataatgatgatgattcgtATGTTCCTACGATGACGAACTCGGTCGATGAAGAGGTTCAAAGCGGAACTAAGACTCGGAAGGTTTACATGATGAGTAACCCGGCTGGGTTTTATCATCAGAACTCGACCCAGCAGAATTTCGACCCGTTTCGGTTGGGTAATTATAAACCTTATCACTCCGGGTTCGGTTTAAGGCAATGAATTGAAGGGAACCAAAGAAAGATCGAAAAAGCAATCACAGATGAGCAAAATTGCTAGTTGGTGCCATTTGTGTAAATACGTGGAATTCTTTGGCTAATTTGTTAGGAATTTTGGGATCCTAGGCTTTCAAATTCCAAGAAAATTAAGTTAGGCACGGTTCAAGTCATGTTCGAGAATTTCATTTTTGGCCCAGTTAATTTGTATATTGTCTTTATTTATTAATATCACTTCGAATTAATTCGTTAATTCTGCCCAAAAAAAAAACTAAATCTTTATCGTCCTCCTGTCCTGTGGAACAATATTTTACTACAAATTTAATAAGTCACTCTAATATGTACTTGGCCATTTTTAACTAAATCTTTAAGAATATGCATGATGCCCTAATTTTAAGTTTGGCTAATAATTATATACCAAATTCTAAGATGCATGTAAATGTAATAGCTCATGTTTGGATGGGATTATATATGATAGCAAATGCTACACTTTTCATCTATTTGTAAACTTTTCAAGAGCTTAACATAAGtaaaataatttaattttttaTGCAATTAACACTTGTACTACGTAAGTTTTAGTTCTCAGATCTGAAAGCTGTTTTGTCATTCTTTTTCAAGCTCAATCTTATTTCAATTTTCAAAAAATGATATCATCGGTCTCTATCATCATCGAACAATTTTAAGTAATTAAGAGATTAATAGTATCTGTATAATATAAGTGCATGACCTTCATCAATTAGATGCTTTGACTGGTCAAATGCCGAATCGCTTTTTACTTGCACGTGTGGTCagcttaattttaatttttttctcTTCTCCAACATTGACCACTTCTTAATTAATTGACTCCAAAGTGCAACAAGTTTATGTCGTGCAAGTTATTTCTTTCCAATTATAAGCTACCATGCCATGCTTGCGTGAGTTCGGATACGGCATTTTTTTTATTCTCCTGTAGGTTACCAAATTTTTACTGCTATTTTTGGTTAGTACTTATCATCAAAAGATAAATAATTCCAATCTCTTTGGAGCTCTTTTAAGTAAGTATggaataaaattaataaattccaTAAGAAAATATTCAGAGTCCATGTAGAATGTAGATTGAAATTGCAAAACTCTATTttcatccatatatatatcgtactTCTGATTTCTAATATATAGAAATCAATAATTAATACAAgatcataatttttaattttttttatgaagctCCCTCAtttttttatttgatttatttaaaaGCTACCTAGTTTAAAATGTATTACCACATGATCTCTTTGGAGCTCTTTTTAACCCAGACCTCTTGATCTAATGGTTATCAAGGTGGACTTTCATCTTGGAGATCATGAGAACGACTCTTCAAAATCATAACTCTTAAAATTTCTTGAGACGAATCCAAATCCgttagaataaaaaaaaaaaaaaaactatagttTGACTTTTCTTCTTCTCTGTCTCTACTTATTAGGCCCAACATCCTATCGGGTCAATTGAAAAGTTTCCACAAAAACATGGGCTTTCTTTGATGAAAGCCTGCAAGCTAGTAGAATTAAAAAAATAAGTTAGGGCCTAAATTAGAAGAATACCCACAACTAGATTTCTTCAGAGTAGGCCCAATTTATAAAAAAATATCCTTTTTACATGCAATTTTTTAGGTGCTAGAAATATTGTTTTGTATTAATACTAAAATACATGACCGGTTAATCTCTGGTCAATGCTGAGTGAATAGAAAATGGTTATTAAGCAGACTTTAACGCGTGCTTGATAGACAAATCTTTTCTCCATTAATTTGAACTTGTTAATAAAACGTAAAAGAATGGACTTTGCTACTTTTAGGCCACAAGATTAACGTCCTAAATAAGCTCATCCCTAATTTTGGTTACTTTGGCTCATCAGAAAAATGAAATGGGAAAAAGAATTCATCATCAATTCACTAAGAAATTAAATTTGTATTTACTCATGACGGACGGTTGACCATATATTTTTGGCGCGGCCATGCATTGATTGCTTTTTATATTTTCTATTCATATATGCGAGTGTGGCTGTGTGAACAAAACATTAAACAATTTATATAAGCTAACTGTCTAATGAACAAATTAAAGAAGGAAGAACTGAGTGAGATATATATAGTGCAATTTGATTAAGAATGTGGTGATGTGATTGCTCAGTGTACTGGCGTCAGTGGCGTGCCATCTCGGGAAAAAAACTAACGGCAGGGTGTACGGTGAAAATTGGTGATTGAAAAATAAACGCTGGGGCTAACTGAAATAGAAAGATAAAGGCAGGGTTTTAAGATGAGATGCGGAAACGTTGGGGGGCAAATCATAATTTTAACCATAAATCTATTTTGCATTAGAACCCCGGCAGAGAGTTTAAGTTCTATGCAAAGCAGCGTGTCAGAATTTAGGAGCATTAATCTAACGTGTAATTAGGcatgcccttttttttttttttattgtcggCTAATGCCGAAATTTATTCCTTTAAAACGTCCAAACAAACTACATCAATTATTTCATTCGGCAGCTCACTAAGAAAAAAACAAGTAACAATCGAAGAAGGATTAGAATTTAGTTTTGTTAGGATATGAGCTAACTTATTACCATCTCTCTTAATGAAAGAAAAAGAACAGAAAGAAAATAAAGAAGACATACTAACAAGCTTGGAGCAATCATGCTAGGAGTCCTGGACTACAGTTCTTCAATAAGGATTCGACAATCTCCTTCAATAATCACTCTCGGAATCTCCATGGATGAAGCTCTAGAGATGGCACGACAAGCCGCCAAACACTCAGCATGAAAGCCATCTTCAGCTTAAGAGTTACTATCTCTGTATCTGAATAAATGt
This DNA window, taken from Rutidosis leptorrhynchoides isolate AG116_Rl617_1_P2 unplaced genomic scaffold, CSIRO_AGI_Rlap_v1 contig384, whole genome shotgun sequence, encodes the following:
- the LOC139883341 gene encoding NAC domain-containing protein 72-like, which translates into the protein MGLAETDPLTQLSLPPGFRFYPTDEELLVQYLCRKVAGQQFALQIIGEIDLYKFDPWVLPSKALFGEKEWYFFSPRDRKYPNGSRPNRVAGSGYWKATGTDKIITTEGRKVGIKKALVFYIGKAPKGTKTNWIMHEYRLIDSNCRAGSAKLDEWVLCRIYKKNSSGQKPMLTFSPTSTTKLEQQYSSNNASSTSSSSHLDDVLESLPEFDERLLSLPRGNPIRTSQQNESDKSNLLQNLVRSGSIDWASLAGLNSFPELNSSGVTQSYTQGMVTCGGGAQDSNNNDDDSYVPTMTNSVDEEVQSGTKTRKVYMMSNPAGFYHQNSTQQNFDPFRLGNYKPYHSGFGLRQ